One stretch of Thermoprotei archaeon DNA includes these proteins:
- a CDS encoding cation diffusion facilitator family transporter encodes MHIMIMRNREKALKAALTAGLLSMIFAVIEPLVMIIMGHSSIIFADAMHSFLDAAMSFATALSIYITSKKRFSSKFPWGLYKIENLASLFIVFVTIYFVIMIIIQTVSNLSKTPLYALPLLLIGASTSYSMYKYEIKWAKRSRSSSLLTDALHAKTDAYITLAAFIGILAEIITNILALQLVILSMIILYTIMDIVRILKDSLLSLLDAAPPKEKVIDIIRTVEEISGAKVAKTMLKRAGSFIMGTIILETDTLITLRDAHKIVMKTKKKLYSKYSEITNLIIAIKPLNKYKNENYMMT; translated from the coding sequence ATGCACATCATGATAATGAGAAACAGAGAAAAGGCTCTCAAAGCCGCTCTGACTGCTGGGCTACTTTCAATGATATTTGCTGTGATTGAACCATTAGTAATGATAATAATGGGCCATTCAAGTATAATCTTTGCAGATGCAATGCATAGTTTTTTAGATGCTGCGATGAGCTTTGCTACAGCACTATCAATCTATATAACATCTAAGAAAAGATTTTCCTCTAAATTTCCTTGGGGTCTTTATAAAATTGAAAACCTAGCATCATTATTTATAGTCTTTGTGACTATCTATTTTGTAATAATGATAATTATTCAGACAGTCTCAAACTTATCTAAAACACCGTTATATGCATTACCCTTATTATTAATCGGAGCATCAACATCATACAGCATGTATAAATATGAAATTAAGTGGGCTAAAAGATCAAGATCGTCATCACTTTTAACTGATGCTTTACATGCTAAAACTGATGCTTATATTACACTGGCAGCTTTTATAGGAATATTAGCAGAAATCATTACAAACATACTGGCATTACAATTAGTGATACTCTCCATGATAATACTTTACACAATTATGGATATAGTACGCATTTTGAAGGACTCTCTCCTATCACTTTTAGATGCAGCACCACCAAAAGAAAAAGTCATAGATATTATAAGAACAGTTGAAGAGATCTCTGGAGCAAAAGTGGCAAAAACAATGCTTAAAAGAGCGGGTTCATTCATCATGGGAACAATAATACTAGAAACTGACACATTAATAACACTTAGAGATGCACATAAAATAGTTATGAAAACAAAGAAAAAACTTTATTCAAAATATTCGGAAATAACAAACCTAATCATAGCAATTAAACCACTTAATAAATATAAAAATGAAAATTACATGATGACGTGA
- a CDS encoding DHH family phosphoesterase gives MSYIFSHRKDCDGIMSAAVYLRNNKETKIYFTNYGDEEALRMIKIMKEASHINENGNIIISDIGINRSTSPIIIEELKELKQKGWNIIWVDHHQWPDDLKHEVSKYATLIIDTTKCATEIMNIIFCNDEICNMLASIARDSDFHLNLYTITELLKDIIAYYNYLKNDELLVQLTHKLSQGIFWDYTMQKEREKYIIEKKDAIKKLSSNIITSTIKGYKIAIGFAHDLLASSDALDVIDQKTNADISIVVHEKGTLTIKKREGTNILCNKIAEYFNGGGHKFIAGGRLPLEIISKDDKNTWLQYILTKIEEALTAMGTS, from the coding sequence ATGAGCTACATATTTTCTCACAGAAAAGATTGCGATGGAATAATGAGCGCTGCAGTATACCTTAGAAATAATAAAGAAACTAAGATTTACTTCACTAATTACGGTGATGAAGAAGCATTAAGGATGATTAAAATAATGAAAGAGGCGTCACATATAAACGAAAATGGAAATATAATAATTTCAGACATTGGTATTAATAGGAGCACTAGTCCTATAATAATTGAAGAGTTAAAAGAGTTAAAACAAAAAGGATGGAATATAATTTGGGTAGATCACCATCAATGGCCTGATGATCTAAAACATGAGGTGTCAAAGTATGCAACGCTAATCATTGATACTACTAAATGTGCGACAGAAATCATGAACATAATTTTTTGCAATGATGAAATATGCAATATGCTAGCATCAATAGCCAGGGACTCTGACTTCCACCTAAACCTTTACACCATAACCGAACTACTAAAAGACATTATAGCATACTACAACTATCTCAAAAATGACGAATTACTTGTACAACTAACACATAAATTATCCCAAGGAATATTTTGGGATTATACAATGCAAAAAGAACGTGAAAAATACATAATAGAAAAGAAAGATGCGATAAAGAAGCTCTCATCTAATATAATAACAAGCACCATAAAAGGATACAAAATCGCTATAGGATTTGCGCATGATCTCTTAGCATCATCAGATGCGCTAGATGTCATCGATCAAAAGACAAATGCGGACATAAGCATTGTCGTACATGAGAAAGGAACACTAACCATAAAAAAGCGTGAAGGAACAAATATATTATGCAACAAAATTGCCGAATATTTCAATGGAGGAGGTCATAAATTCATAGCAGGAGGCAGATTACCTCTAGAAATCATCTCTAAAGATGATAAAAACACATGGCTACAATACATTCTAACCAAAATAGAAGAAGCCCTAACAGCAATGGGCACATCATGA
- a CDS encoding carboxypeptidase M32 → MSTAIFQNKIVLDILEKYKAIWSIEHALGVLKWDVETYMPESGVEERSISVSQLNLLKQKLILDPDLISLVDKADEISDLNDFERGVVRVLKRTIKIYKSIPPKLLEEFSRVTQESVVIWRNARAKNEFKIFQPYLEKIVTISREIAEYLGYKEHPYDALLDLYEEGLTSREVSSIFNSIVPTTKKVLENVIERGNYPQKHPLEDITYNIDNMRNVTKEIATILGYDPKRFRIDTSTHPFTIGIGIKDVRITTRYEGKDFKSALFSLIHEYGHALYQLQNDETFIVTPLAGGASLGIHESQSRFWENIIGRSKQFSKAVYPILAKHLDFLAKFSVDDLYLYFNTVRPSLIRVDADEITYNLHILVRFEIERLLLNGEIKVSDVSELWNENMEKYIGIKPKTYSEGVLQDIHWSQGSVGYFPTYTIGNIVAAQLRAHMLKDIPDLHDQITNLKFMSIKEWLRNKIHKWGSTYPPKDLLRKAVGEEINPQYFLQYLEEKYSKPSYSL, encoded by the coding sequence ATGTCAACCGCGATATTTCAAAATAAAATAGTGCTCGATATACTAGAGAAATATAAAGCCATCTGGTCAATAGAACATGCGTTAGGAGTATTAAAATGGGATGTTGAAACTTACATGCCAGAGTCAGGCGTTGAAGAACGAAGCATCTCAGTGAGCCAGCTAAATCTTCTTAAACAAAAATTAATTCTTGATCCTGATCTCATTTCCCTAGTAGATAAAGCAGACGAAATAAGCGATCTTAATGATTTTGAGCGTGGTGTCGTTAGGGTATTAAAGCGAACAATAAAAATTTACAAGAGCATACCACCGAAACTGTTAGAAGAATTTTCAAGAGTTACTCAAGAGTCAGTGGTCATATGGAGAAACGCTAGGGCAAAAAATGAATTTAAAATATTTCAACCATATTTAGAAAAAATAGTTACAATATCAAGAGAAATCGCCGAATATTTAGGTTATAAAGAGCATCCTTATGACGCATTATTAGACCTTTATGAAGAAGGATTAACAAGCAGAGAAGTATCTTCAATATTTAATTCAATAGTCCCTACAACAAAAAAAGTTCTAGAGAATGTAATAGAAAGAGGAAACTATCCACAAAAACATCCATTAGAAGACATCACATATAATATTGACAACATGAGAAATGTTACAAAAGAAATAGCAACAATCTTAGGTTATGATCCTAAAAGGTTCAGGATTGACACGTCAACACATCCATTTACTATAGGCATCGGCATAAAAGATGTAAGAATAACAACTAGGTATGAAGGCAAGGATTTCAAGTCAGCATTATTTTCATTAATTCACGAATACGGCCATGCCTTATATCAACTCCAAAACGATGAAACATTCATAGTCACGCCGTTAGCAGGCGGCGCATCTTTAGGTATACACGAATCTCAGTCAAGATTCTGGGAAAATATAATAGGACGAAGTAAACAATTCTCTAAAGCCGTGTATCCGATATTAGCTAAACACCTTGACTTTCTTGCAAAATTTTCGGTCGACGACTTATACTTGTACTTTAATACAGTAAGACCCAGCCTCATAAGAGTAGATGCTGATGAGATAACGTATAATTTACACATACTTGTAAGATTTGAAATAGAAAGATTGCTCTTAAACGGTGAAATTAAAGTTTCTGACGTGTCAGAGTTATGGAATGAAAACATGGAAAAATACATAGGAATTAAACCTAAAACCTACTCCGAAGGAGTCTTGCAGGACATACATTGGAGCCAAGGTTCGGTAGGCTATTTTCCAACATACACGATAGGTAATATTGTGGCCGCACAGCTACGTGCGCACATGCTGAAAGATATCCCAGATCTTCACGATCAAATAACAAATCTTAAATTCATGAGTATTAAAGAATGGTTAAGAAATAAGATCCATAAATGGGGATCCACATATCCACCCAAAGATCTACTTAGAAAGGCAGTAGGAGAAGAGATAAATCCCCAATATTTCTTACAGTACTTAGAAGAGAAATATTCAAAACCATCCTACTCATTATAA
- a CDS encoding glycerate kinase — protein MNYPKMRKILLDVLNETLNYIDPANLIKSSVKISDGKLIANNVELDLHSVKRIFVIGGGKAVGRMALGIESILSDKISDGLIIVPYGSNISTLRRIKVIEARHPIPDQNGVNGVRMMLELLKSLDKNDLVIVLISGGGSALMPLPVDGITLEEKSDLIKSLMLRGANIRELNTVRKHLSKIKGGQLARYLYPANVLSLIISDVVENPLDVIASGPTVPDPTTFSDAINVLKRYNLWESTTEKVRDVLLKGVKGELLETPKHGDPIFEHVHNIIIADNSYACRVAVKVLERKGIHGIYLSSSIEGEARYVGSVIGDIVRGMAKGETSLEKPLGLVIGGETTVTVKGSGIGGRNQELCLSAAFRIRGLKNVILTSIGTDGIDGVTDAAGAIVDGNTIDRGLALGLDPTKYLENNDTYTFFKSLNDLVITGPTGNNMNDIIIALIF, from the coding sequence GTGAACTACCCTAAGATGCGAAAAATATTATTAGATGTGTTAAACGAAACACTAAACTATATAGATCCTGCTAACTTAATTAAAAGCTCTGTAAAAATCTCTGATGGCAAACTCATTGCTAATAACGTAGAACTTGACTTGCATAGTGTTAAAAGAATATTTGTTATTGGAGGAGGTAAAGCTGTTGGAAGAATGGCGCTTGGAATCGAAAGTATTCTTAGCGATAAAATTAGTGATGGGCTAATAATCGTTCCTTACGGTTCTAATATTTCTACGTTAAGGCGTATTAAGGTTATAGAGGCACGTCATCCAATTCCTGATCAGAATGGTGTTAATGGCGTAAGAATGATGTTAGAGTTGTTGAAATCATTAGATAAAAATGATCTTGTCATTGTACTAATTTCAGGTGGTGGTTCTGCATTAATGCCTCTGCCTGTTGACGGTATCACATTAGAAGAAAAAAGTGACTTGATCAAGTCGTTAATGTTACGTGGAGCCAACATAAGAGAACTTAATACTGTTCGTAAACATTTGTCAAAGATAAAGGGAGGACAGCTTGCACGTTATCTCTATCCCGCAAATGTTCTTAGTCTTATCATTTCAGATGTTGTGGAAAATCCATTAGATGTGATAGCATCTGGTCCAACTGTACCAGATCCAACAACATTCTCTGATGCCATCAATGTGTTAAAGCGATATAATTTATGGGAAAGTACTACTGAAAAAGTGAGAGATGTTTTATTAAAAGGTGTTAAAGGTGAGCTTCTTGAAACGCCAAAACACGGTGATCCAATTTTTGAGCATGTTCATAATATTATAATCGCTGATAACAGTTATGCATGTAGAGTCGCCGTTAAAGTATTGGAGAGAAAAGGCATACATGGTATTTATCTCTCATCAAGTATTGAGGGGGAAGCCCGTTATGTTGGTTCCGTAATAGGTGATATAGTGAGGGGAATGGCAAAGGGTGAGACGTCACTTGAGAAACCTCTCGGTTTAGTTATTGGTGGTGAAACTACCGTCACTGTTAAGGGTAGTGGTATTGGTGGTAGGAATCAGGAATTGTGTTTAAGCGCTGCTTTTCGTATTAGGGGTTTGAAAAATGTCATTCTTACTTCGATCGGTACTGATGGTATTGATGGTGTGACTGATGCTGCTGGTGCAATTGTGGATGGCAATACTATTGATAGAGGATTAGCATTAGGTCTTGATCCCACCAAGTATTTAGAGAATAATGATACGTATACCTTTTTCAAGAGTCTTAATGATTTAGTAATAACTGGTCCTACTGGAAATAATATGAATGATATTATTATAGCGCTAATCTTTTAG
- a CDS encoding metal-sulfur cluster assembly factor, producing MATQISKEDILEAFKSIVDPELGLNIVDLGIIYDINIDGSKVIVKMTLTTPRCPFSFIIFKQVRDTLKKLGFTDIKVNIVFDPPWNPSMINPVTRNKIHSSPWTKY from the coding sequence ATGGCTACACAAATATCTAAGGAAGACATATTAGAAGCGTTTAAGAGTATTGTTGATCCTGAATTAGGGCTTAATATTGTGGATTTGGGTATTATTTATGATATAAATATTGATGGCAGTAAAGTAATCGTAAAGATGACACTCACTACGCCTAGATGCCCTTTTTCTTTCATAATTTTTAAGCAAGTTAGGGATACTCTCAAGAAACTTGGTTTTACTGATATTAAAGTTAACATCGTTTTTGATCCGCCGTGGAATCCTTCTATGATAAATCCTGTTACGAGAAATAAGATACACAGTTCGCCCTGGACAAAGTATTAG
- a CDS encoding translation initiation factor IF-5A, translating into MSYRPEEAGAIKEGSYVIIDDTPCRVVEVEKSKTGKHGSAKVRIVGISLFDGSKHTLTLPAGSTVQVPIVEKKPAQVTAVLGDMVQLMDLTNYQTYEVLMPTDNDLKSKIAPGVEVEVWEVMNKRFIARTK; encoded by the coding sequence TTGAGTTACAGACCAGAAGAGGCTGGAGCGATAAAAGAGGGTTCATATGTTATAATAGATGATACACCTTGTAGAGTGGTTGAGGTTGAAAAATCAAAAACTGGTAAACATGGATCGGCGAAGGTTAGAATTGTGGGAATAAGCCTATTCGATGGGTCAAAACATACATTGACTTTACCAGCAGGGTCAACAGTACAAGTTCCCATTGTTGAGAAAAAACCTGCTCAAGTCACTGCTGTTCTTGGTGATATGGTTCAGCTCATGGATTTAACTAATTATCAGACATATGAAGTATTAATGCCTACTGATAATGATCTTAAATCCAAAATAGCACCTGGTGTGGAAGTGGAAGTGTGGGAAGTAATGAACAAGCGTTTTATAGCCAGAACTAAATAA
- a CDS encoding DUF655 domain-containing protein: protein MPFERRYFEDFAYILDYVPSYLLRKMQTRFREDLETLVQGIGREYFTLFELIPWPAVQLSVGEIVFIGRGSDKIRKVGRRLIYDELSLNAKTELENAVMTIVKLREKEFLTFFNTAGPISPRMHALETIPGIGKKTVVRILEERAKSPFQSFEDLKKRTDVGDPIKLLTEKIMKEIKSEDAHVLFAKGVQVTLEERTRFQPRRF from the coding sequence GTGCCATTTGAAAGAAGATATTTCGAAGACTTTGCATACATACTAGATTATGTGCCAAGTTACCTTCTGCGAAAAATGCAAACCAGGTTTAGAGAGGATTTAGAGACATTAGTACAAGGTATAGGACGTGAGTATTTCACTCTTTTTGAACTAATTCCATGGCCTGCGGTTCAATTAAGTGTAGGAGAGATAGTATTCATAGGAAGGGGTAGTGATAAAATAAGAAAAGTTGGTAGGCGTCTTATTTATGACGAACTTTCATTGAATGCTAAAACCGAACTTGAAAATGCAGTAATGACTATAGTAAAACTTAGAGAAAAAGAATTTTTAACATTCTTTAATACAGCCGGGCCAATTTCTCCCAGGATGCACGCGTTAGAAACAATACCAGGTATAGGTAAAAAGACAGTAGTAAGAATACTTGAAGAGAGAGCAAAATCACCATTCCAGAGTTTTGAAGATTTAAAGAAACGAACTGATGTAGGTGATCCAATAAAATTGCTTACTGAGAAAATAATGAAAGAAATAAAAAGTGAAGATGCCCATGTATTGTTTGCCAAGGGTGTACAAGTCACATTAGAGGAAAGAACACGATTCCAACCTAGACGGTTTTAG
- a CDS encoding 50S ribosomal protein L21e, translating into MKHSKGYRTRSRNLFSAGRARKGLSVYLRKYEVGNKVHININPSSLTTAPHRRFQGLTGVIVGKRGRAYIIKVNLGNEERTVITTPEHLEPAV; encoded by the coding sequence GTGAAGCACTCTAAAGGGTATAGAACGCGCAGCAGAAATTTATTCTCAGCCGGGAGAGCTAGAAAAGGGCTTTCTGTTTACTTACGGAAATATGAGGTAGGAAACAAGGTACACATCAATATAAACCCTTCATCTTTAACTACAGCTCCTCATAGAAGATTTCAAGGATTAACCGGTGTTATTGTTGGGAAAAGAGGACGCGCATATATAATAAAAGTAAATCTCGGTAATGAAGAGCGGACAGTAATAACTACTCCAGAACATCTCGAACCTGCAGTCTAG
- a CDS encoding DUF99 family protein, with protein MIQDFQYSSSINYYVKHMLGIDDGAFPSFVKIKKKTFKTLLVGVLLTNMKLEWIGSELITVDGNEATDIIIKIVKKSPIKPNVIFLSGISFAGFNIADPFKINSDLNIPIIIIVEKKPSMPSIKDALMKHFPDWENRWKIIERTQPLVEIKQTEKSKPIYCYFLGLDNRLTIEIIKNTSLGGKIPEPIRLANMIATTVTKELLKI; from the coding sequence ATGATTCAAGACTTTCAGTACTCATCCAGCATTAATTATTATGTCAAACATATGCTTGGAATAGACGATGGGGCTTTTCCTTCTTTTGTAAAAATAAAGAAAAAAACCTTTAAAACACTATTAGTGGGTGTTCTATTAACTAATATGAAACTAGAATGGATAGGATCAGAGCTGATCACTGTAGACGGTAATGAAGCCACAGACATAATAATAAAAATTGTTAAAAAATCTCCAATAAAACCTAATGTAATATTTCTTAGTGGCATTTCCTTTGCAGGATTTAACATCGCTGATCCATTTAAAATCAACAGTGACCTCAACATACCAATCATAATAATTGTAGAGAAGAAACCATCAATGCCAAGTATAAAAGATGCATTAATGAAACATTTTCCAGACTGGGAAAATAGATGGAAAATAATAGAAAGAACACAACCCTTAGTAGAAATAAAACAAACAGAAAAAAGTAAACCAATATACTGTTACTTTCTTGGCTTAGATAATCGTTTAACAATAGAAATCATCAAAAATACAAGCTTAGGAGGAAAAATTCCAGAACCAATACGTTTAGCTAATATGATAGCTACCACTGTAACAAAAGAACTTTTAAAAATATAA